A region of Paenibacillus sp. 37 DNA encodes the following proteins:
- a CDS encoding SDR family oxidoreductase, with product MANQDQHTMQDPTTQYPKATTEWKQQQDEPGLQREMTPVPDAGEKSYKGSGRLTGRKAVVTGADSGIGRAAAIAFAREGADVVLAYLPEEEADAQEVVKLIEEAGRKAITMPGDLKDEKYCEELIESAVKELGGIDILANVAGKQQFVEQIADLTTEQFDATFKTNVYSMFWLCKAAVKHMKPGSSIINTSSIQAYKPSPILLDYATTKAAINTFSKALAQQVGSKGIRVNVVAPGPVWTPLQVVGGQPIEKLADFGSNTPLGRAGQPAEMAPAFVFLASQESSYVSGETLNANGGTVSP from the coding sequence ATGGCTAATCAAGACCAGCACACCATGCAAGACCCAACGACACAATATCCGAAGGCTACAACGGAGTGGAAACAGCAACAGGATGAGCCGGGGCTCCAGCGTGAGATGACCCCTGTCCCCGATGCGGGTGAGAAAAGTTATAAAGGCAGCGGACGTTTAACGGGACGCAAAGCAGTTGTTACCGGGGCCGACAGCGGAATTGGCCGGGCGGCAGCGATTGCGTTTGCACGTGAAGGTGCAGATGTCGTTCTGGCCTATCTGCCGGAAGAGGAAGCAGATGCGCAGGAAGTTGTGAAGCTGATTGAGGAAGCCGGTCGCAAAGCAATTACGATGCCAGGTGACCTGAAGGATGAGAAATACTGTGAAGAACTCATTGAATCTGCGGTAAAAGAGCTTGGCGGAATTGATATTCTTGCTAACGTGGCAGGCAAACAGCAGTTTGTAGAGCAGATTGCGGATCTGACTACCGAGCAATTCGATGCGACGTTCAAAACAAATGTTTATTCCATGTTCTGGCTCTGCAAAGCAGCTGTGAAACACATGAAACCGGGCAGCTCCATTATCAACACATCATCCATTCAGGCGTACAAACCTTCGCCAATCCTGCTGGATTATGCGACAACGAAGGCAGCCATTAACACGTTCAGCAAAGCGCTGGCTCAACAGGTGGGTAGCAAAGGGATTCGTGTCAACGTTGTTGCACCGGGCCCGGTATGGACTCCGCTTCAGGTCGTGGGTGGACAGCCAATCGAGAAGCTGGCCGATTTTGGCTCCAACACACCGCTTGGTCGGGCAGGACAACCTGCCGAGATGGCTCCGGCATTTGTGTTCCTGGCAAGCCAGGAATCCAGCTATGTGAGCGGCGAGACACTGAATGCAAATGGTGGTACGGTTAGTCCGTAA
- a CDS encoding serine hydrolase domain-containing protein, with protein sequence MSFLIRKIFGKMILLVLLLGMILGATGLGTMPLSAAVSNQGLNSGKLEQGVVVNLDDSDQLTAFMDGMMDVQMRSLQIPGAVISIVKDGKILLSKGYGHSNIQENKPVDSETSLFRIASTTKLFTWTAVMQLVEAGKLDLDTDINTYLKTVKIPKTYEEAITLRHLMTHTAGFEEGGVGYQITTDPGKLPISIAETMAKHMPARVKPPGEMLSYSNYGASLAGLIVEEVSGVAYNDYIQKNIFDTLGMNYATVEEPVPASLEPYAALGYARANGEFVTKRPTYEGGFRPAGSGSVSANDMAHFMIAHLQDGRYEDKQMLKPETAKLMHSPAFQFDERLPAMDLGFYELNMNGLRVISHGGADELFNTALYLVPDKKLGIFVSYSGGEGGTAAEGLAQAFFDRYYPVHATKQPNETTIELGESLEKYAGSYQFTRRNHTKIDKFFSFLTQINIEVSDNRLFIGSGADQQVYTPIGVNLFQEVGGKHQMGFRTDAGGKVTYLFLDMLNPMPLEPTPLMNQSKFWLLLLGISVVLFITVLHGLVYRRREIKAMSKAQKWAVRLSAITSIWGLLTLGATLLVLNMNLIDRLSHIPLSLRLYLFMPVILVGLTAAIFIMSVLAWKNQYWTLLKRVHYTFVTVAAVILSLFFYHWNLLGWHFG encoded by the coding sequence ATGTCATTCTTGATAAGAAAGATTTTTGGGAAAATGATTTTACTGGTGTTATTGTTAGGCATGATATTAGGGGCAACTGGATTAGGGACCATGCCACTATCGGCAGCAGTATCCAATCAGGGATTAAACTCGGGCAAATTGGAGCAAGGAGTCGTAGTGAATCTGGATGATTCAGATCAGTTAACGGCATTCATGGATGGGATGATGGATGTGCAAATGCGATCTTTACAGATTCCAGGCGCAGTCATATCGATTGTGAAGGATGGGAAGATCCTGCTCTCCAAAGGGTACGGACATTCGAACATCCAAGAAAATAAACCCGTTGATTCCGAAACCAGCTTATTTCGAATTGCTTCGACAACAAAGTTGTTCACATGGACCGCGGTGATGCAATTGGTTGAGGCGGGCAAGCTTGATCTCGATACAGACATCAACACCTATCTAAAAACGGTGAAAATACCGAAAACCTATGAGGAAGCGATTACGTTGCGCCATCTCATGACCCATACCGCAGGGTTCGAGGAAGGCGGAGTAGGTTATCAGATTACTACCGATCCGGGGAAACTTCCTATCTCTATTGCTGAAACGATGGCGAAACATATGCCTGCACGGGTTAAGCCACCAGGCGAGATGCTGTCGTATTCCAATTATGGCGCTTCACTCGCGGGACTTATCGTCGAAGAAGTCAGTGGTGTTGCCTACAATGACTATATACAGAAAAATATATTTGATACGCTGGGCATGAATTATGCTACGGTAGAGGAGCCTGTTCCAGCGTCTCTGGAGCCTTATGCCGCCCTTGGATACGCCCGAGCTAACGGCGAGTTTGTAACCAAACGGCCAACGTATGAGGGCGGATTTCGTCCTGCGGGATCAGGGAGCGTGTCGGCAAACGATATGGCTCATTTCATGATTGCCCATCTTCAAGATGGGCGATATGAAGATAAACAAATGCTCAAGCCGGAAACAGCCAAGCTCATGCATTCTCCGGCATTCCAGTTTGATGAACGTTTACCCGCCATGGATCTGGGCTTTTACGAGTTGAATATGAATGGACTGCGTGTGATCTCTCATGGAGGGGCCGATGAGCTGTTTAATACAGCGCTTTATCTTGTACCGGACAAAAAATTGGGCATCTTTGTTTCCTATAGTGGAGGGGAAGGCGGAACGGCAGCAGAAGGGTTGGCGCAAGCCTTTTTTGACCGATACTATCCTGTACATGCAACTAAGCAGCCTAATGAAACTACTATTGAATTAGGGGAGTCCCTGGAAAAATATGCAGGCTCCTATCAATTTACACGTCGTAATCACACAAAGATCGATAAGTTTTTCAGTTTTCTGACTCAAATCAATATTGAGGTTTCGGATAACCGACTGTTTATTGGAAGTGGTGCAGATCAGCAAGTATATACTCCGATTGGCGTGAATTTATTCCAGGAGGTTGGAGGGAAACATCAGATGGGGTTCCGCACCGATGCAGGGGGCAAGGTCACGTATCTGTTTCTGGATATGTTAAACCCAATGCCGCTGGAACCTACACCGTTAATGAACCAATCGAAGTTCTGGCTCCTCTTGCTCGGCATTTCGGTTGTTCTGTTCATCACCGTATTACATGGACTTGTTTATCGCAGACGCGAAATCAAAGCGATGTCAAAAGCGCAAAAATGGGCAGTCCGGCTGTCGGCTATTACGTCTATATGGGGATTATTAACCTTGGGTGCAACACTTCTGGTGTTGAACATGAATCTGATTGATCGGCTTAGCCATATTCCACTATCTTTACGTCTCTATCTGTTTATGCCGGTGATCCTTGTAGGGTTGACTGCGGCAATATTCATCATGAGCGTCCTGGCATGGAAAAACCAATATTGGACGTTACTTAAGCGTGTGCACTATACGTTTGTAACGGTAGCAGCAGTGATCTTGAGTTTATTTTTCTATCATTGGAACCTGCTGGGTTGGCATTTTGGTTGA
- a CDS encoding amino acid permease has translation MESKQLSRGLKPRHVELIALGGTIGVGLFMGSASTIKWAGPSVLLAYLLAGIVIFFVMRIMGEMLIQEPVTGSFATFAHKYISPLAGFLTAWSYWFLWVTVGMAEVTAIGIYVGYWFPDIPQWLPALTGVLIIAAANLAAVKFYGEFEFWFAMIKVTAIVAMIVIGTGLIFFGWGNGGQPIGLSNLFSHGGFFPGGIKGFLFALCIVTAAYQGVEMVGITAGEAENPKYTLRKAIKNIVWRILIFYVGAIFVIVTLYPWNEVGETGSPFVLTFAKVGIVAAAGIINFVVLTAAMSGCNSGIYSAGRMLYTLAENGQAPAFFKKLSKGGVPRNSIVITISLLLIGVVLNYLMPDSKLFLYIYSASVLPGMVPWFALAFSQFRFRKRWDNEMADHNFKSKWFPISNYIIIVYLILVIIGMAFNPDTRLPLIVGATFMAIVVAGYFAFGIGKRQRVDGGEDR, from the coding sequence TTGGAATCAAAGCAACTATCTAGAGGGCTAAAGCCCCGGCATGTAGAGCTGATTGCACTCGGAGGTACAATCGGCGTTGGTTTGTTCATGGGATCGGCAAGTACGATCAAATGGGCAGGTCCATCCGTGCTGCTGGCTTATTTATTGGCTGGTATCGTTATCTTTTTTGTCATGCGCATTATGGGGGAAATGTTGATTCAAGAGCCGGTCACGGGTTCGTTTGCAACATTTGCTCACAAATATATTAGTCCGCTTGCCGGATTTCTGACCGCCTGGAGTTATTGGTTCCTGTGGGTTACGGTGGGTATGGCGGAAGTTACGGCTATTGGCATCTATGTCGGGTATTGGTTCCCGGATATTCCGCAGTGGCTGCCGGCACTTACTGGGGTGCTGATTATTGCGGCGGCAAATCTGGCGGCGGTGAAGTTCTATGGGGAATTTGAATTCTGGTTTGCGATGATCAAGGTGACGGCTATTGTAGCCATGATCGTTATTGGAACCGGGCTCATCTTCTTCGGCTGGGGGAACGGAGGACAGCCAATCGGGCTGTCGAATCTGTTCAGTCATGGCGGATTCTTCCCTGGAGGCATCAAAGGTTTCCTATTTGCACTGTGTATCGTAACAGCTGCGTATCAAGGGGTGGAGATGGTCGGCATTACAGCAGGCGAAGCGGAGAATCCAAAATACACCTTGCGTAAAGCGATCAAAAATATCGTGTGGCGTATTCTTATTTTCTACGTTGGAGCTATATTTGTTATCGTAACCCTGTACCCTTGGAACGAGGTAGGCGAGACGGGTAGCCCGTTTGTGCTCACCTTTGCCAAGGTTGGTATTGTTGCTGCAGCGGGGATCATTAACTTTGTGGTACTCACGGCGGCCATGTCTGGATGCAACAGCGGGATCTACAGTGCAGGACGGATGTTATACACGCTGGCTGAGAATGGGCAGGCACCTGCATTTTTCAAAAAGCTGTCCAAGGGCGGGGTTCCCCGCAACAGTATCGTCATTACAATCTCCTTGCTGTTGATTGGGGTTGTGCTGAACTACCTGATGCCGGACTCCAAGCTGTTCCTGTACATCTACAGTGCAAGTGTTCTTCCGGGTATGGTTCCATGGTTCGCGCTGGCGTTCAGCCAGTTCCGATTCAGAAAGCGTTGGGACAACGAGATGGCAGATCATAACTTCAAGTCCAAATGGTTCCCGATCAGCAATTACATTATCATCGTGTATCTGATTCTCGTCATTATCGGTATGGCGTTTAACCCGGATACGCGCTTGCCTCTGATAGTTGGAGCTACGTTTATGGCCATCGTGGTGGCTGGATATTTCGCATTTGGCATCGGAAAAAGACAACGGGTAGATGGCGGCGAAGATCGCTAG
- a CDS encoding sensor histidine kinase: MIKTLYVRIICTFLVVIVFSLLTSFFMGIFFFKKEINHIGQNDMISVGEELIHLYEQTQPEDRDAFIKSMVKVSTYPIHLYDVSGNVTFYDLDHTETIKIAPEVVQMVLQGQVYRSPGEVEQTFIGLPFPYKGEPQAMFMQYSPQNENIINRMILLVLMFALLIGSFCILIAARYLVKPIQVLTRATKRLAKGDFNVEIQTKRVDEMGALTQSFNEMASELKQLEQMRQDFVSNVSHEIQTPLTSISGFAMALKNSSLVAEADRNYYLDIIITESGRLSRLSDNLLELASLDSDHHPFETTTYNLDEQIRQVVVTCEPQWSAKGIPIHLELADGIKIRADQDQLNQVWMNLLGNSIKFTPVGGRIEIRTSQSVDGIFFTITDSGIGIVPEQLDYVFERFYKTDLSRDRSISGNGLGLAIVKKIVMLHHGTVEIKSQVGVGTTVMVHLPSG, encoded by the coding sequence ATGATCAAAACCTTATATGTTCGTATTATTTGCACGTTTCTGGTCGTCATTGTTTTCAGCTTGCTGACCTCTTTCTTCATGGGGATCTTCTTCTTCAAAAAAGAAATAAATCATATCGGTCAGAATGACATGATTTCTGTGGGGGAGGAACTGATTCATCTATATGAGCAAACGCAACCTGAGGACAGGGATGCGTTCATCAAGAGTATGGTTAAAGTGTCCACTTATCCCATTCATCTATATGACGTTTCGGGTAACGTAACCTTTTATGACCTAGACCATACAGAGACCATTAAAATTGCACCAGAAGTGGTTCAAATGGTGTTGCAGGGTCAGGTCTATCGTTCTCCCGGAGAAGTGGAGCAGACGTTCATAGGTCTTCCTTTTCCATACAAAGGGGAACCACAAGCCATGTTTATGCAGTATTCTCCGCAGAATGAAAATATCATTAATCGGATGATTTTATTGGTGTTAATGTTTGCACTGTTAATCGGAAGTTTTTGTATCCTTATTGCTGCAAGGTATTTGGTAAAGCCGATCCAGGTATTGACGCGGGCAACCAAACGACTGGCGAAGGGTGATTTTAATGTGGAGATCCAAACAAAACGTGTGGACGAAATGGGAGCATTGACGCAGAGTTTTAATGAAATGGCGAGTGAGCTTAAACAGCTGGAACAGATGAGACAGGATTTTGTTTCCAATGTATCTCACGAGATTCAAACGCCTCTGACCTCTATTTCCGGTTTTGCCATGGCTTTGAAAAACAGCAGTCTGGTTGCGGAGGCCGATCGTAACTATTATCTCGATATCATTATTACGGAGAGTGGACGGCTATCCAGACTTAGTGATAATCTGCTGGAGCTTGCGTCTCTGGATTCAGATCATCATCCGTTCGAGACAACCACCTATAATCTTGATGAGCAAATCAGGCAAGTGGTGGTGACTTGCGAGCCTCAATGGTCAGCCAAAGGCATTCCAATTCACTTAGAATTGGCGGATGGCATCAAAATCAGGGCAGATCAGGATCAGCTTAACCAAGTGTGGATGAATTTATTAGGCAACAGCATTAAGTTTACTCCCGTGGGCGGGCGTATCGAAATACGCACGAGCCAGTCTGTGGATGGAATCTTTTTTACGATAACCGATTCGGGCATTGGAATAGTGCCGGAGCAACTGGATTATGTCTTCGAACGGTTTTATAAAACAGACCTGTCACGTGATCGTAGCATCAGTGGTAACGGTCTGGGCCTCGCCATCGTCAAAAAAATCGTGATGCTTCATCACGGAACTGTCGAAATTAAAAGTCAGGTGGGCGTAGGGACAACGGTGATGGTTCATCTGCCTTCCGGATGA
- a CDS encoding DUF6713 family protein, producing MPDFLLVLFLFNLSLFLLHEMDAIRRSEWKLFMVLKDMEDDKAYRYFTWIHLPMYTIILSLLFSPYQTITFWVLDIFFIIHTVLHFFFEKHPRNEFKNGFSRSLIYPMGIIALIHLIFLII from the coding sequence ATGCCTGACTTTTTACTGGTTTTATTTTTGTTTAATCTGTCTCTCTTTCTGCTTCACGAAATGGATGCCATCAGGCGGTCCGAATGGAAATTATTTATGGTGTTAAAAGATATGGAAGATGATAAAGCCTATAGGTATTTCACTTGGATTCACCTGCCAATGTATACCATCATCCTCTCTCTTCTTTTTAGCCCATATCAGACCATTACATTTTGGGTGCTGGATATCTTTTTCATCATACATACCGTATTACACTTCTTTTTCGAAAAACATCCTCGAAATGAATTTAAAAACGGGTTCTCCAGATCATTGATCTACCCTATGGGAATAATCGCTTTAATTCATTTGATATTCCTAATCATATAA
- a CDS encoding response regulator transcription factor has translation MTKILVVDDDVHIRELITLFLRNEGFEIVVAKDGTKALEIVGKSPIDLVILDIMMPRLDGWELCREIRRMDLNMPLLMVTVKGESAQKVKGFQLGTDDYLTKPFDPLELVMRVKALLKRYLIVSSQTIQLGGIVLNRRSFQVIRGEETINLPLKEFELLFMLANQPGQIFTREQLIIKIWGSDYEGDDRTVDVHIKRLREKFAGDAHHFQIETARSLGYRLVIT, from the coding sequence ATGACCAAAATCCTAGTTGTGGATGACGATGTGCATATTCGTGAGCTGATCACCTTGTTTTTGCGTAATGAAGGATTCGAGATTGTGGTAGCTAAGGACGGTACGAAAGCACTGGAGATCGTGGGGAAATCCCCAATCGATCTGGTTATCCTTGATATTATGATGCCGCGATTGGACGGTTGGGAATTATGCAGGGAGATCCGGCGTATGGATCTGAATATGCCATTGCTAATGGTCACGGTAAAAGGGGAATCGGCCCAAAAAGTGAAGGGATTTCAGTTGGGAACAGATGATTATTTAACGAAGCCCTTTGATCCGCTGGAACTTGTGATGAGAGTAAAAGCATTGCTGAAACGTTACTTGATTGTCTCTTCCCAGACCATTCAACTAGGGGGCATTGTGCTGAATCGACGCAGCTTCCAAGTGATTCGTGGAGAGGAAACAATCAATTTGCCTTTAAAAGAGTTTGAATTGCTGTTCATGCTGGCAAACCAACCTGGGCAGATTTTTACCCGGGAACAGTTAATCATCAAGATCTGGGGGAGTGATTACGAAGGGGATGACCGGACAGTTGATGTTCATATCAAGCGACTACGTGAAAAATTCGCTGGGGATGCACACCATTTTCAGATTGAAACGGCTCGTAGTCTGGGCTACCGGTTAGTCATCACATGA
- a CDS encoding DUF4003 family protein — protein MNNSEYGGVPVQQSHAERVELFVSNTQIIKKSFKWQHAMMQRLAALLYAAENKTADGEAIHQSHELIKQNTKLFSAFRGNSAISIATMLSLTTDEDTKLADTLHVYDLMKEIKFRNSDYLVIAAYQIATQTSPDQFQPTVERAKLFYDCMKAEHRFLTGQDDYIFAAMLALSDLEVDTGVARMEQLYGELKPEFSSRNSVQALTQVLVLGEDVPEAGARVIALNEAFRKRNLRMDKTYTLASLGILSLLPSDRESLVDEVAETNDWLRTQKGFGAWSIDKQELLLFSSALVAIQYVEDLRNGALTTTISTSITNIIAQQAAMAAAAAASAAAASSSSSN, from the coding sequence TTGAATAACAGTGAATATGGAGGTGTGCCCGTGCAACAATCTCATGCAGAACGAGTTGAATTATTTGTTTCCAACACCCAGATCATCAAGAAGTCGTTCAAATGGCAACATGCGATGATGCAACGTCTGGCTGCCCTGCTCTATGCAGCGGAGAATAAAACAGCGGATGGGGAAGCTATTCATCAAAGCCATGAGTTGATTAAGCAAAACACAAAACTCTTCTCTGCATTCAGAGGTAATTCGGCCATTAGCATTGCTACCATGCTCTCCCTTACAACGGATGAGGACACAAAGCTGGCAGATACCCTGCATGTCTATGATTTGATGAAAGAGATCAAATTCCGCAACTCTGATTATCTGGTTATTGCCGCCTATCAGATCGCTACTCAGACATCACCTGACCAGTTTCAACCTACGGTGGAGCGGGCCAAATTATTTTATGATTGCATGAAAGCAGAGCATCGTTTCCTCACTGGACAGGATGACTACATTTTCGCTGCCATGTTAGCCCTTTCCGATCTCGAAGTAGATACCGGTGTGGCACGTATGGAACAACTTTATGGCGAATTAAAACCGGAGTTCTCTTCCAGAAACAGTGTGCAGGCGTTAACACAGGTCCTGGTTCTTGGAGAGGATGTCCCGGAGGCAGGGGCTCGAGTGATTGCCTTAAATGAAGCTTTTCGCAAAAGGAATCTTCGAATGGACAAAACGTATACGTTAGCCTCTCTCGGAATACTTTCTCTACTGCCTTCGGACAGAGAGTCATTAGTGGATGAAGTCGCGGAAACAAATGACTGGTTACGGACTCAAAAAGGCTTCGGTGCCTGGTCAATCGACAAACAGGAGTTGCTCCTGTTCTCGTCTGCTCTGGTAGCCATACAATATGTAGAGGATCTGCGCAACGGTGCTCTAACCACAACCATCTCAACCAGCATCACAAACATTATTGCCCAGCAGGCCGCCATGGCCGCAGCTGCCGCAGCATCGGCTGCTGCCGCTTCTTCATCATCATCCAACTAA
- a CDS encoding SulP family inorganic anion transporter yields MKWMGRYAGYNAAAFRKDLLSGLIVGIIAIPLGMAFAIASGVKPEYGLYTTVIAGILISLLGGSKFQIGGPTGAFIPILFAIVMQYGYENLLIAGMMAGLMLVLMGVFKLGALIKFIPRPVTIGFTAGIAVIIFSGQITNFLGLRGIEKHEDFWSNMKEIGMHISTINIYSVLTAGVCLAVLLLLPKFAPKVPASLVGLVLSTVVAAIFFEGQVATIGSSFGAIPNSLPQFHMPEITWERIMNLLQPAFVIAMLGGIESLLSAVVADGMTGSRHNSNRELIGQGIANMVTPLFGGIPATGAIARTATNIKSGAVSPWSGVIHGVVVLLVLVLFAPYASHIPLASMAPVLMLVAWNMSERRSFVHVMKTKTSDSLVLLITFLLTVFTSLTTAVEVGLILAVLLFVKRMSEMLKVAKVLPDPDHKHEKVMAHMVREGHDCPQISLYTIEGPLFFGAADMFEKSVMDSIHRRPGILLLRMGKVPFMDTTGEANLASLIKHFERSGGIVLLSGIQEQPLEMLKRTGLLERLNPAHRFEHTGEAINYALQHLNEEKCKGCKHFAFRECAALSSAGIDPECNSLLKSGKRVNASSSV; encoded by the coding sequence ATGAAATGGATGGGGAGATATGCAGGGTACAATGCTGCCGCTTTTCGCAAGGATCTGTTATCAGGACTGATTGTAGGTATCATTGCGATTCCACTCGGTATGGCCTTTGCCATCGCTTCCGGGGTCAAACCGGAGTATGGATTGTATACCACAGTAATCGCAGGGATTCTCATTTCCTTGCTGGGTGGGTCCAAGTTCCAGATTGGTGGGCCAACGGGGGCATTCATTCCGATCCTATTTGCCATTGTGATGCAGTATGGATATGAGAATCTGCTGATCGCCGGAATGATGGCCGGTTTGATGCTTGTGCTTATGGGCGTATTCAAGCTTGGGGCATTAATTAAGTTTATTCCAAGGCCGGTGACGATCGGTTTTACGGCAGGGATCGCCGTCATTATTTTTAGCGGACAGATTACGAACTTCCTGGGACTTCGAGGCATCGAGAAGCATGAAGATTTTTGGTCCAATATGAAAGAAATCGGGATGCACATCTCGACGATTAATATATACAGTGTGCTTACAGCTGGAGTCTGTCTGGCTGTTCTTCTGCTTTTGCCCAAGTTTGCACCAAAGGTGCCTGCATCACTGGTGGGGCTCGTTCTTTCGACGGTAGTCGCAGCGATCTTTTTTGAAGGACAGGTGGCTACAATTGGTTCGTCCTTTGGCGCCATACCTAACTCCTTGCCTCAGTTCCATATGCCTGAGATCACTTGGGAGCGTATCATGAACTTGCTGCAACCCGCTTTTGTCATTGCCATGCTGGGTGGAATTGAATCGCTGCTGTCAGCTGTTGTTGCCGATGGCATGACCGGAAGCCGACATAACAGCAATCGGGAGTTGATTGGGCAGGGAATTGCTAATATGGTGACGCCGCTGTTTGGTGGTATTCCTGCAACAGGAGCGATTGCACGTACAGCAACAAATATCAAATCCGGCGCAGTATCGCCATGGTCTGGCGTGATTCACGGTGTGGTGGTTTTGCTGGTACTTGTTCTCTTTGCGCCATACGCATCCCACATTCCTCTTGCCAGTATGGCTCCCGTTCTCATGCTGGTTGCCTGGAATATGAGTGAACGAAGATCCTTCGTGCATGTCATGAAAACCAAAACGAGTGATTCACTCGTTCTGCTGATTACCTTTTTGCTGACCGTATTTACAAGTTTAACAACGGCTGTAGAGGTTGGGTTAATTCTAGCGGTCCTTTTATTTGTTAAACGCATGAGTGAGATGTTGAAGGTTGCCAAAGTACTGCCCGATCCCGATCATAAACATGAGAAAGTCATGGCCCACATGGTTCGGGAAGGACATGACTGTCCGCAAATAAGCCTGTATACAATTGAAGGGCCACTGTTTTTCGGCGCAGCGGATATGTTCGAGAAGTCGGTCATGGATTCAATTCATCGGCGACCGGGCATTTTGCTGTTGCGCATGGGCAAGGTACCTTTTATGGATACAACAGGCGAGGCTAACCTGGCGAGTTTAATCAAGCATTTTGAACGGTCGGGCGGAATTGTATTGTTATCGGGCATACAAGAGCAGCCGCTAGAGATGTTGAAACGAACGGGTCTGTTAGAGCGTTTAAATCCTGCCCATCGTTTTGAACATACTGGGGAAGCCATTAATTATGCGTTACAGCATTTAAACGAGGAGAAGTGTAAGGGGTGCAAACATTTTGCCTTTCGTGAATGTGCTGCATTGTCGAGCGCTGGCATCGACCCAGAGTGTAATAGCCTGCTGAAATCTGGGAAGCGGGTCAATGCAAGCAGTTCTGTATAA
- a CDS encoding phosphotransferase, whose amino-acid sequence MSIQPTALRSVLNPRYLESALSNQYDIGTWEECLFWLRGLNDTYRVRTSSGMYILRIYRTEITEADVQYELSLLSQLKNVLGSAEHTDIGEYIEKKDHTGYTVLEAAEGKRVAVMFRYIEGTENNLEDEESCYAFGQSAAELHEAMDQVNMELPRYELDLKLLIDEPLERIIHYIGENNEAAAFLHTFATTLKERIVAISRQDLDFGLCHGDMHGNNNVFQQEHQFIHYDFEWAAKGWRAYDLAQVKVRKRQSGDSRQKQRLWDALMKGYRSVRKFTDADEQAVDLFIVARRFWVMGLDVAFIESDTGALDYGSDWLNDFLDEFRDTGIVS is encoded by the coding sequence ATGTCCATTCAACCGACTGCTTTACGTTCAGTGCTTAACCCCAGGTATCTGGAGTCTGCATTGAGCAATCAATATGACATTGGAACATGGGAAGAATGTTTGTTTTGGCTTAGAGGATTGAATGATACCTACCGGGTTCGCACGTCCAGTGGCATGTATATTCTCCGGATCTACCGCACTGAAATTACGGAGGCAGATGTTCAGTATGAGCTTTCGTTATTGTCTCAACTGAAGAACGTTCTAGGTTCTGCGGAACATACCGACATTGGAGAATACATCGAGAAGAAAGATCATACGGGATATACGGTGTTGGAGGCTGCGGAAGGCAAGCGGGTTGCTGTGATGTTTCGGTATATTGAGGGTACGGAGAACAACCTGGAGGATGAGGAGTCTTGTTACGCCTTTGGTCAATCTGCCGCTGAATTGCATGAAGCTATGGATCAGGTGAACATGGAGCTGCCACGATATGAGCTGGATCTAAAGTTACTTATTGACGAACCCCTTGAGCGAATTATCCACTATATCGGTGAGAACAATGAAGCAGCAGCATTTCTCCATACGTTTGCCACAACGTTAAAAGAACGCATCGTTGCCATTTCCAGACAAGACCTGGACTTTGGTCTGTGCCATGGCGATATGCATGGGAATAACAATGTATTTCAACAGGAACATCAGTTCATCCATTATGACTTCGAGTGGGCAGCCAAAGGCTGGCGTGCCTATGATTTAGCTCAAGTGAAAGTTCGAAAAAGACAGTCGGGTGATTCAAGGCAGAAACAAAGACTATGGGATGCATTGATGAAAGGATACCGGTCGGTTCGGAAGTTTACGGATGCAGACGAACAGGCGGTTGATCTCTTTATTGTTGCTCGCCGATTCTGGGTGATGGGTCTGGATGTTGCTTTTATCGAGAGTGATACAGGTGCGCTGGATTATGGTTCGGATTGGCTGAATGACTTTCTGGACGAGTTCCGAGATACGGGGATTGTATCATAG